In the Deinococcus ficus genome, one interval contains:
- a CDS encoding MBL fold metallo-hydrolase, with product MSGLTLHVRTLYANVYLLNSPAGRLLVDAGGPLHAPLFARLLHAFRPDALLVTHAHLDHLGGAFLAARLGLPVLAHPLEIPRLTGRETDLSYPAGRPGVARALFGAAPKVPAGAVSAVQEGDHVLGWEVLHLPGHTAGQIGLWRDGHLIAGDAVLAGPDGAHLPKPKYNADHAQALATLKRIAGLDTRVVWPGHGGPLTPAQVRARAVRDDPQTPS from the coding sequence ATGAGCGGCCTCACCCTGCACGTCCGGACGCTGTACGCCAACGTGTACCTGCTGAACAGCCCCGCTGGGCGGCTGCTCGTGGACGCCGGCGGCCCCCTGCACGCCCCCCTGTTTGCGCGGCTGCTGCACGCCTTCCGGCCGGACGCGCTGCTGGTCACGCACGCGCACCTCGATCACCTGGGCGGGGCCTTCCTCGCCGCCCGGCTGGGCCTGCCGGTCCTGGCGCACCCGCTGGAGATCCCGCGCCTCACCGGCCGGGAAACGGACCTGTCCTACCCGGCCGGGCGGCCCGGGGTAGCCCGGGCGCTGTTCGGCGCGGCGCCCAAGGTGCCGGCCGGAGCGGTGAGCGCCGTGCAGGAGGGCGACCACGTGCTCGGCTGGGAGGTGCTGCACCTGCCCGGCCACACCGCCGGGCAGATCGGCCTGTGGAGGGACGGCCACCTGATCGCTGGGGACGCTGTGCTGGCCGGCCCGGACGGCGCGCACCTGCCCAAGCCGAAGTACAACGCCGACCATGCTCAGGCGCTCGCCACCCTGAAGCGCATCGCCGGCCTGGACACGCGGGTGGTGTGGCCGGGGCACGGCGGGCCGCTCACCCCCGCGCAGGTGCGGGCCCGGGCGGTCCGCGACGACCCCCAGACGCCTTCATGA
- the ffh gene encoding signal recognition particle protein: protein MFEALGSKLQDILDRVGRERQLTEPQVKAAMREIRMALLEADVNFGVAKDFVARVSEKAVGQEVMGSLNAGQTVVKLVHDELIETLGGKTHQPELKTDGNVWFMVGLQGAGKTTSTGKLAAHYKAKGRRVLLVAADTQRPAARDQLEVLANQVGVPVLKVQDGETPQETRRRLDEHLKTDYRDLVIVDTAGRLQIDEALMDQLAALQDELKPTETLLVVDAMTGQEALNVAQTFDQRVHLSGLIITKMDGDARGGAALSARSVTGKPIYFAGTSEKLQGLDQFHPDRVAGRILGMGDVLGLIERAQQADLKAMDVKKPGEFDLEDLLTQLRQIRKMGPLGDLMKLIPGMSRALPEGFNIDEKQLQRIDAMISSMTAKERRNPKIIDGRRRKRIAAGSGHTVQDINKLLKMHEQMKEMMKMLQRFSGPGGKGMRGMKPPRAPMGPQNLKR from the coding sequence ATGTTTGAGGCGCTGGGCAGCAAGTTGCAGGACATTCTGGACCGGGTCGGCCGGGAACGCCAGCTGACCGAACCGCAGGTCAAGGCCGCCATGCGCGAGATCCGCATGGCCCTGCTGGAAGCCGACGTGAACTTCGGCGTGGCGAAGGACTTCGTCGCCCGCGTCAGCGAGAAAGCCGTCGGGCAGGAGGTCATGGGCTCCCTGAACGCCGGCCAGACCGTCGTGAAACTCGTCCACGACGAACTGATCGAAACGCTCGGCGGCAAAACCCACCAGCCGGAACTCAAGACCGACGGCAACGTCTGGTTCATGGTCGGCCTGCAGGGCGCCGGGAAAACCACCAGCACCGGCAAGCTCGCCGCGCACTACAAGGCCAAGGGCCGGCGCGTGCTGCTCGTCGCCGCCGACACCCAGCGCCCCGCCGCACGCGACCAGCTCGAGGTCCTCGCCAACCAGGTCGGCGTACCCGTCCTGAAAGTGCAGGACGGCGAGACGCCGCAGGAAACCCGGCGCCGCCTCGACGAGCACCTCAAGACCGACTACCGCGACCTCGTGATCGTGGACACCGCCGGCCGCCTCCAGATCGACGAGGCGCTCATGGATCAGCTCGCCGCGCTGCAGGACGAACTCAAGCCCACCGAGACGCTGCTCGTCGTGGACGCCATGACCGGCCAGGAAGCCCTGAACGTCGCGCAGACCTTCGACCAGCGCGTGCACCTGTCGGGCCTGATCATCACCAAGATGGACGGCGACGCCCGCGGCGGCGCGGCCCTCAGCGCCCGCAGCGTGACCGGCAAACCCATCTACTTCGCCGGCACCAGCGAGAAGCTCCAGGGCCTCGACCAGTTCCACCCCGACCGCGTCGCCGGCCGCATCCTCGGCATGGGCGACGTGCTGGGCCTCATCGAACGCGCCCAGCAGGCCGACCTCAAGGCCATGGACGTCAAGAAACCCGGCGAATTCGACCTGGAAGACCTGCTCACGCAGCTGCGCCAGATCCGCAAGATGGGCCCCCTGGGCGACCTGATGAAACTCATTCCCGGCATGAGCCGCGCCCTGCCCGAAGGCTTCAACATCGACGAGAAGCAGCTGCAACGCATCGACGCGATGATCAGCAGCATGACCGCCAAGGAACGCCGCAACCCCAAGATCATCGACGGGCGCCGCCGCAAACGCATCGCGGCCGGCAGCGGCCACACCGTGCAGGACATCAACAAACTCCTGAAAATGCACGAGCAGATGAAGGAAATGATGAAAATGCTCCAGCGGTTCAGCGGCCCCGGCGGCAAGGGCATGCGCGGCATGAAACCGCCCCGCGCGCCCATGGGCCCCCAGAATCTCAAACGATAA
- a CDS encoding peroxidase-related enzyme (This protein belongs to a clade of uncharacterized proteins related to peroxidases such as the alkylhydroperoxidase AhpD.), whose protein sequence is MTTTNRISWLSVPDEDGAHEGVRKLWAKAEANMGFVPNVFRAQALNGEQFLAWWTYFNLLVNKEGHLSNAERELLAVVVSGLNRCVYCAVSHGAALRHHTLDPVTADTVAVNWRHARLSERQAALCAFAEKLTLTPAQMQEGDLAPLRAQGLTDAEILEAVQVIGMFNMTNRVSSALGFTPNAEYHEQARSAPDQQPS, encoded by the coding sequence ATGACGACCACCAACCGCATCTCCTGGCTGAGCGTTCCCGACGAAGACGGTGCCCACGAGGGCGTGCGCAAGCTGTGGGCGAAGGCCGAGGCGAACATGGGCTTCGTGCCCAACGTGTTCCGCGCCCAGGCCCTGAACGGCGAGCAGTTCCTGGCCTGGTGGACCTACTTCAACCTGCTGGTGAACAAGGAAGGCCACCTCAGCAACGCCGAGCGGGAATTGCTTGCGGTGGTCGTCAGCGGCCTGAACCGCTGCGTGTACTGCGCCGTCTCGCACGGCGCGGCCCTGCGCCACCACACGCTGGACCCCGTGACCGCCGACACGGTCGCCGTGAACTGGCGCCACGCCCGCCTGAGCGAGCGGCAGGCCGCCCTATGCGCCTTCGCGGAGAAACTCACCCTCACCCCCGCCCAGATGCAGGAAGGCGACCTCGCGCCCCTGCGAGCGCAGGGCCTGACCGACGCCGAGATCCTGGAAGCGGTGCAGGTGATCGGCATGTTCAACATGACCAACCGCGTGAGCAGCGCCCTGGGCTTCACCCCGAACGCCGAGTACCACGAGCAGGCCCGCAGCGCCCCCGACCAGCAACCCAGCTGA
- a CDS encoding uracil-DNA glycosylase, with the protein MVVAEGPADAPLVIIGEGPGRTEDQAGRPFVGPAGQLLDRILHAAGLRRAETYLTNTVKCRPPGRDPTPQEILTCTDHWLHPQLSLLRPRVIVTLGNTPTQTLLRTTRGITDLRGHWYAFTHPDAQGGQSQALLRPLYHPAYLLRRDERTPGSPKSLTWHDIQEVAAVLRGEREPAAPLPVPLDEPGQPGLF; encoded by the coding sequence GTGGTCGTCGCCGAAGGCCCCGCCGACGCGCCCCTGGTCATCATCGGGGAAGGCCCCGGCCGCACCGAGGACCAGGCCGGGCGGCCCTTCGTCGGCCCGGCCGGGCAGCTGCTGGACCGCATCCTGCACGCCGCCGGCCTCCGCCGCGCCGAGACGTACCTGACGAACACCGTCAAATGCCGCCCCCCCGGCCGGGACCCCACCCCGCAGGAAATCCTCACCTGCACCGATCACTGGCTGCACCCGCAACTCAGCCTGCTGCGGCCCCGCGTCATCGTCACGCTGGGGAACACCCCCACCCAGACGCTGCTGCGCACCACCCGCGGCATCACGGACCTGCGCGGCCACTGGTACGCCTTCACCCACCCGGACGCCCAGGGCGGCCAGTCCCAGGCCCTGCTGCGGCCCCTGTACCACCCCGCCTACCTGCTGCGCCGCGACGAACGCACCCCCGGCAGCCCCAAGAGCCTCACCTGGCACGACATCCAGGAGGTCGCCGCCGTCCTGCGCGGCGAGCGGGAGCCCGCAGCGCCCCTGCCCGTCCCGCTGGACGAGCCCGGGCAACCCGGCCTGTTCTGA
- the sppA gene encoding signal peptide peptidase SppA — MSLNLPFLNKLNLPDGVSHPTWVVLDLTGPYPERSPTQPIQALLSRTESLEALRARVDALGNAEWLHGVLVRVSEFTASPATAHAIRRLLRRLSEKKRTVAFLPQLTMTALIAASGAKELVAPESADVMLTGFAVEPTFMGEFLKKHGIEFENLRIKEYKAALTRFSEDRMDDHNREQLQAYLDSAETAWVRDLAEARGVGEDVARGWLDADFTSARAMKDAGLLDKVAYEDELVGPGTRPLQAVVDLLAAQFGKAGGKKDRIAVVPVIGTIVPGRSKHNPLPLPLLGGPMAGSDTVVGALKRAKDDKHTKAIVVYVNSGGGSALASDLMWREIETSDKPVVVVMGEYAASGGYYLAAGADHIVASPYTLTGSIGVVSGKPVMEKFNERHGLRPEGVGRASALKFTTSRAFTDEEREHMQRGIAEVYDRFTTRVAEGRGLSKERVNEIGRGRIWSGADALDLGLVDELGDLHTGVQRAAELAGLPLDAPTWTAAPKSHGPLPEFVQEVRDAAQVSVWPFGQERVLTWLDRDLKVR, encoded by the coding sequence ATGAGCCTGAACCTCCCGTTCCTGAACAAGCTGAACCTCCCGGACGGCGTGTCGCATCCGACGTGGGTGGTCCTGGACCTGACCGGGCCGTACCCGGAGCGGTCGCCCACGCAGCCCATCCAGGCGCTGCTCAGCCGCACCGAGTCCCTGGAGGCGCTGCGCGCCCGGGTGGACGCCCTGGGCAATGCCGAGTGGCTGCACGGCGTGCTGGTGCGCGTCAGCGAGTTCACGGCGTCCCCGGCGACCGCGCACGCCATCCGCAGGCTGCTGCGGCGCCTGTCGGAGAAGAAGCGCACGGTGGCGTTCCTGCCGCAGCTGACCATGACCGCCCTGATTGCCGCGAGCGGCGCGAAGGAACTCGTGGCGCCCGAGTCCGCGGACGTGATGCTCACCGGCTTCGCGGTGGAACCCACCTTCATGGGTGAATTCCTGAAGAAGCACGGCATCGAGTTCGAGAACCTGCGCATCAAGGAGTACAAGGCGGCCCTCACGCGCTTCAGCGAGGACCGCATGGACGACCACAACCGTGAGCAGCTTCAGGCGTACCTGGACAGCGCCGAAACCGCCTGGGTGCGTGACCTGGCCGAGGCCCGCGGCGTGGGCGAGGACGTGGCGCGCGGCTGGCTGGACGCGGACTTCACCAGCGCCCGCGCCATGAAGGACGCCGGGCTGCTCGACAAGGTCGCGTACGAGGACGAACTGGTCGGCCCCGGCACCCGGCCCCTCCAGGCGGTCGTGGACCTGCTCGCCGCGCAGTTCGGCAAGGCCGGCGGGAAGAAGGACCGGATCGCGGTGGTGCCCGTGATCGGCACCATCGTGCCCGGCAGGAGCAAGCACAACCCCCTGCCGCTGCCGCTGCTGGGCGGCCCGATGGCCGGGTCGGACACCGTGGTGGGCGCCCTGAAACGCGCCAAGGACGACAAGCACACCAAGGCCATCGTGGTGTACGTGAACAGTGGCGGCGGCAGCGCCCTGGCCAGCGACCTGATGTGGCGCGAGATCGAAACGAGCGACAAGCCCGTGGTGGTGGTCATGGGCGAGTACGCCGCCAGTGGCGGGTACTACCTCGCGGCCGGCGCGGACCACATCGTCGCCTCGCCGTACACCCTGACCGGCAGCATCGGCGTGGTCAGCGGCAAGCCGGTCATGGAGAAGTTCAACGAGCGGCACGGCCTGCGGCCCGAGGGGGTGGGCCGCGCCAGCGCCCTGAAGTTCACCACCAGCCGCGCCTTTACCGACGAGGAACGCGAGCACATGCAGCGCGGCATCGCCGAGGTGTACGACCGCTTCACCACCCGCGTCGCCGAGGGCCGCGGCCTGAGCAAGGAGCGCGTGAACGAGATCGGCCGCGGCCGCATCTGGTCCGGCGCGGACGCCCTGGACCTCGGGCTGGTGGACGAGCTCGGGGACCTGCACACTGGCGTGCAGCGCGCTGCCGAACTGGCCGGCCTGCCCCTGGACGCCCCCACCTGGACCGCCGCCCCGAAAAGCCACGGGCCGCTGCCGGAGTTCGTGCAGGAAGTCCGGGACGCCGCGCAGGTCAGCGTGTGGCCGTTCGGGCAGGAGCGCGTGCTGACGTGGCTGGACCGGGACCTCAAGGTCCGCTGA
- a CDS encoding phosphate signaling complex PhoU family protein, translating into MPDARSSSAHITGRFLRMLSITLEELDAVRDANARAEFAGLGDRARTLEAETNALELEIEDACLQAFASGLEPGELEFHLLVFRSLTNLERVGDYAFKVAQDLESLAPRARSATLQDVLPLVTLLKEMVETLAFAFAERDVKAAREVMKLDFEQVDALYEQMQRASLTRLMERPEDNEVALTAGRMARNLERLGDHLVNIAERLERLVMGHSHTHRLLNSH; encoded by the coding sequence ATGCCGGACGCCCGCAGCAGCAGCGCCCATATCACGGGGAGGTTCCTCCGGATGCTCAGCATCACTCTGGAGGAACTGGACGCCGTGCGCGACGCCAATGCCCGCGCCGAGTTCGCCGGCCTGGGCGACCGAGCCCGGACCCTGGAAGCCGAGACGAACGCCCTCGAACTGGAAATCGAGGACGCCTGCCTGCAGGCCTTCGCCAGCGGCCTGGAACCCGGTGAGCTGGAATTCCACCTGCTGGTGTTCCGCAGCCTCACGAACCTGGAACGCGTCGGGGATTACGCCTTCAAGGTCGCGCAGGACCTCGAATCCCTCGCGCCGCGCGCCCGCAGCGCCACCCTGCAGGACGTGCTGCCGCTGGTCACGCTGCTCAAGGAGATGGTGGAAACCCTGGCCTTCGCCTTCGCCGAGCGGGACGTGAAGGCCGCCCGCGAGGTCATGAAACTGGACTTCGAGCAGGTGGACGCCCTGTACGAACAGATGCAGCGCGCCAGCCTGACCCGCCTGATGGAACGCCCCGAGGACAACGAGGTGGCCCTCACCGCCGGCCGCATGGCCCGCAACCTCGAACGCCTGGGCGACCACCTCGTGAACATCGCCGAGCGCCTGGAGCGGCTCGTGATGGGCCACAGCCACACGCACCGCCTGCTGAACTCCCACTGA
- a CDS encoding M3 family oligoendopeptidase, translated as MTTLEMPRWRTDDLYAGLDDTNFTADLSAIQTCVTELETLFDNLDIRQGAPVTPATLDRVLDAMNALTARRLPLGSYINAFTSVDSRNALAQQKMGELVTATLPIGPLRSRLTAWLGGLNDDALSALLADSPTARDHEHFIRKSVKYARHQMTPPEEDLAARLHPSSGGGWTKLHGNYTSQLTGEYRGQPLPVTTLRGMQSDPDETVRKDAFDAEIAAWKTAEMVCAACMNGVKGEQGTLAARRGFADAVEPSLLMNGIDRQTLDAMQAAVVRSLPDFHRYYRAKAKALGKAKLDWWDITAPAGQSATEWTYGAGMTFVEEQFRTYSAKLGDFAARAFREDWVDAGPRDGKRGGAFCMGWEGDASRIMMNHAPSLDSVSTLAHELGHGYHNLVKAARTPLQKETPMTLAETASIFCETIIQNAAQAGAQGAEKLYVLETQLLGSSQVVVDIHSRFLFEQAVFEKRAQRDLTPQELCDLMTWAQREAYGDTIATLHPYMWAVKPHYYGMQFYNYPYTFGLLFGLGVYAQYVQARSEGREAEFQAKYDDLLASTGLGDARSLAQRFGIDLHAPDFWEGSLNVIRAQIDEYVRTVGA; from the coding sequence ATGACCACACTGGAGATGCCGCGCTGGCGGACGGACGACCTGTACGCCGGCCTGGACGACACGAACTTCACGGCTGACCTGAGCGCCATCCAGACCTGCGTGACCGAACTGGAAACGCTGTTTGACAACCTGGACATCCGCCAGGGCGCCCCCGTGACGCCCGCAACGCTGGACCGCGTGCTGGACGCCATGAACGCCCTGACCGCCCGGCGCCTGCCGCTGGGCTCGTACATCAACGCCTTCACCAGCGTGGACAGCCGCAACGCCCTGGCGCAGCAGAAGATGGGCGAACTGGTCACCGCGACTCTGCCCATCGGCCCGCTGCGCTCCCGCCTGACCGCCTGGCTGGGGGGCCTGAACGACGACGCCCTGAGCGCCCTGCTGGCCGACTCCCCGACCGCGCGGGACCACGAGCACTTCATCCGCAAGAGCGTGAAGTACGCCCGGCACCAGATGACCCCGCCCGAGGAGGACCTCGCCGCGCGCCTGCACCCCAGCTCCGGCGGCGGCTGGACGAAACTGCACGGCAACTACACCAGCCAGCTCACCGGCGAGTACCGCGGCCAGCCCCTGCCGGTCACCACCCTGCGCGGCATGCAGAGCGACCCGGACGAAACGGTGCGCAAGGACGCCTTCGACGCCGAGATCGCCGCCTGGAAGACAGCCGAGATGGTCTGCGCGGCCTGCATGAACGGCGTGAAGGGCGAACAGGGCACCCTGGCGGCCCGCCGCGGCTTCGCGGACGCCGTGGAGCCCAGCCTGCTGATGAACGGCATCGACCGCCAGACACTGGACGCCATGCAGGCCGCCGTCGTGCGCAGCCTCCCGGACTTCCACCGCTACTACCGCGCCAAGGCCAAAGCGCTGGGTAAAGCGAAACTGGACTGGTGGGACATCACCGCCCCGGCCGGGCAGAGTGCCACCGAATGGACCTACGGCGCCGGCATGACGTTCGTGGAAGAGCAGTTCCGCACCTACAGCGCCAAACTCGGGGATTTCGCCGCCCGCGCCTTCCGCGAGGACTGGGTGGACGCCGGCCCCCGCGACGGTAAGCGGGGCGGGGCCTTCTGCATGGGCTGGGAAGGCGACGCCAGCCGCATCATGATGAACCATGCCCCCAGCCTGGACAGCGTGTCCACGCTGGCGCACGAACTCGGGCACGGGTACCACAACCTCGTGAAGGCCGCGCGCACGCCCCTGCAGAAGGAAACGCCCATGACCCTGGCGGAAACCGCCAGCATCTTCTGCGAGACGATCATCCAGAACGCAGCGCAGGCCGGCGCGCAGGGCGCCGAGAAGCTGTACGTGCTCGAAACCCAGCTGCTCGGGTCCTCGCAGGTCGTCGTGGACATCCACAGCCGCTTCCTGTTCGAGCAGGCTGTGTTCGAGAAACGCGCCCAGCGCGACCTCACCCCTCAGGAACTGTGCGACCTGATGACCTGGGCGCAGCGTGAGGCGTACGGCGACACCATTGCCACCCTGCACCCCTACATGTGGGCGGTGAAACCCCACTACTACGGCATGCAGTTCTACAACTACCCGTACACCTTCGGGCTGCTGTTCGGCCTGGGCGTGTACGCGCAGTACGTGCAGGCCCGCAGCGAGGGCCGTGAGGCCGAATTCCAGGCGAAGTACGACGACCTGCTCGCCAGCACCGGCCTGGGCGACGCCCGCAGCCTCGCGCAGCGCTTCGGGATCGACCTGCACGCCCCGGACTTCTGGGAAGGCAGCCTGAACGTGATCCGCGCGCAGATCGACGAGTACGTCCGCACCGTCGGCGCGTAA
- the dtd gene encoding D-aminoacyl-tRNA deacylase, producing the protein MRAVLQRVTHARCTVEGQVTGETGPGYLILLGVAPADTSDTARTLAAKIARLRVFSDEQGKMNRSIQDIGGGVLSVSQFTLHADTSRGNRPSFIRAAPPAQAETLYHEFNAALRAQGLPVAEGVFGAHMSLDLCNDGPVTILLDTEIA; encoded by the coding sequence GTGCGCGCCGTTCTCCAGCGCGTCACGCACGCCCGCTGCACCGTGGAAGGCCAGGTCACCGGGGAGACCGGCCCCGGCTACCTGATCCTGCTGGGCGTCGCACCCGCCGACACCAGCGACACCGCCCGGACGCTCGCCGCCAAGATCGCCCGGCTGCGCGTGTTCAGTGACGAGCAGGGCAAGATGAACCGAAGCATTCAGGACATCGGCGGCGGCGTCCTCAGCGTCAGCCAGTTCACGCTGCACGCCGACACCAGCCGCGGCAACCGCCCCAGCTTCATCCGCGCCGCCCCGCCCGCCCAGGCCGAGACTCTCTACCACGAGTTCAACGCCGCCCTGCGCGCCCAGGGCCTCCCGGTGGCCGAGGGCGTCTTCGGCGCGCACATGAGCCTGGACCTGTGCAACGACGGACCCGTCACCATCCTCCTGGACACCGAGATCGCCTGA
- a CDS encoding C40 family peptidase → MNASRILLTLAAALSFTVPASAASYTVKTGDTLYSISRSTGMSAAQLMSLNGLQSSTIQVGQVLKTTAAAKAAPAKAASTAAKPAVTTTGTGGAYIRTAASRFLGIRYVLGGTGRGGIDCSSYTQNVFRSMGISLPRTAAAQWGAGRSVSRRDLRAGDLVFFNTTGRTASHVGIYLGDGMMANANSYHGRSMIEPLFGNPYWAARYNGARRVLN, encoded by the coding sequence ATGAACGCTTCCCGAATCCTCCTGACCCTCGCCGCTGCACTCAGCTTCACGGTTCCGGCCTCCGCCGCCAGCTACACCGTCAAGACCGGCGACACCCTTTACTCCATCTCCCGCAGCACCGGCATGAGCGCCGCGCAGCTGATGAGCCTCAACGGCCTGCAGAGCTCCACCATCCAGGTCGGCCAGGTTCTCAAGACCACCGCCGCCGCGAAGGCCGCGCCCGCCAAGGCCGCCAGCACCGCCGCCAAGCCCGCCGTGACCACCACCGGCACCGGCGGCGCCTACATCCGCACCGCCGCCAGCCGCTTCCTCGGCATCCGCTACGTTCTCGGCGGCACCGGCCGCGGCGGCATCGACTGCAGCAGCTACACCCAGAACGTGTTCCGCAGCATGGGCATCAGCCTGCCCCGCACCGCCGCCGCCCAGTGGGGCGCCGGGCGCTCCGTCAGCCGCCGCGACCTGCGCGCCGGGGACCTGGTGTTCTTCAACACCACCGGCCGCACCGCCAGCCACGTCGGCATCTACCTCGGCGACGGCATGATGGCCAACGCCAACAGCTACCACGGCCGCAGCATGATCGAGCCCCTGTTCGGCAACCCCTACTGGGCCGCCCGCTACAACGGCGCCCGCCGCGTCCTGAACTGA
- a CDS encoding DUF1844 domain-containing protein, which produces MPHPEFVGLVNSLQATAEAALGDLNAATASAARDGLLTEQRARQTAERSLKLLTMLADKTRGNLDFTESDLLTDAIASVRARLQESQDAPPAPPQRGN; this is translated from the coding sequence ATGCCCCACCCGGAATTCGTCGGCCTCGTCAACTCCCTGCAGGCCACCGCCGAGGCCGCCCTGGGCGACCTGAACGCCGCCACCGCCAGCGCCGCCCGCGACGGCCTCCTGACCGAACAGCGCGCCCGGCAGACCGCCGAACGCAGCCTCAAACTCCTCACCATGCTGGCCGACAAGACCCGCGGCAACCTGGACTTCACCGAAAGCGACCTCCTCACCGACGCCATCGCCAGCGTCCGTGCCCGCCTGCAGGAAAGCCAGGACGCCCCGCCTGCCCCGCCTCAACGTGGCAACTGA
- a CDS encoding class I SAM-dependent methyltransferase has translation MTDSAPKELWGTGHAYEQYVGRWSRQVAGPFLAWLAAPAGAAWLDVGCGTGALVSTILDRTRPASVLGIDRAGGFVQAARAQVTDPRAQFLVGDATQLPTDARHDVTVSGLVLNFVPDHAAMLREMVRVTRPGGTVAAYVWDYAGGMQMMRHFWDVALELSPDDAQVDEADRFPICAPDALAALWEAGGLTGTTVTAIEIPTVFRDFDDYWQPFLRKQGAAPAYLATLDAGVQTQIRERLEARLARTGDGRIPLTARAWAVQGRVP, from the coding sequence ATGACCGACAGCGCACCGAAGGAACTGTGGGGAACAGGCCACGCCTACGAGCAGTACGTGGGCCGCTGGAGCCGTCAGGTGGCCGGGCCGTTCCTGGCGTGGCTGGCCGCCCCGGCAGGCGCGGCGTGGCTGGACGTGGGGTGCGGCACCGGCGCCCTGGTGAGCACCATCCTGGACCGCACGCGGCCGGCGTCGGTACTGGGCATCGACCGGGCCGGGGGCTTCGTCCAGGCGGCGCGGGCGCAGGTGACGGACCCGCGGGCGCAGTTTCTGGTGGGGGACGCCACGCAGCTGCCCACCGACGCCCGGCATGACGTGACGGTCAGCGGCCTGGTGCTGAATTTCGTGCCGGACCACGCCGCCATGCTGCGTGAGATGGTGCGCGTCACCCGGCCCGGAGGCACGGTGGCGGCGTACGTGTGGGATTACGCGGGGGGCATGCAGATGATGCGGCACTTCTGGGACGTGGCCCTGGAGCTCAGCCCGGACGACGCCCAGGTGGACGAGGCGGACCGCTTTCCGATCTGCGCCCCGGACGCCCTCGCCGCCCTGTGGGAGGCCGGCGGGCTGACGGGCACGACAGTGACAGCCATCGAGATTCCCACGGTGTTCCGGGATTTCGACGACTACTGGCAGCCGTTTCTGAGGAAGCAGGGCGCGGCGCCCGCATACCTCGCCACGCTGGACGCTGGCGTGCAGACGCAGATCCGGGAGCGGCTGGAGGCGCGGCTGGCACGCACCGGGGACGGCCGCATTCCCCTCACGGCGCGCGCCTGGGCGGTGCAGGGCCGCGTACCCTGA